AACTTTTTCTAAACGAACTCATTTTAAACTTGGGGCCTCGATAGCGTGCCTTAAAGTCTCGTTCAATCACTGTCCACTCTGCGCAAAAAATAGCACCCTGCACAATTGCCGTTCTTGAAGGAGGAGGAGAACATCTATTCAGAGAACTTGAAGCGCATCGAATCGATTTGGTTATCTAAAATTTCACCATCCATAGGCGATAAAAAGCAAAATTTCTCCAAACTTTTGTCAAAAATTCCTATTACCATATTTTCAGCAAAAAAGTTCCAGTTCCTGAGTTCCAGTCCCTGAAACGAAACTTCCCAAAATCACTCCAGGGCCAGCCGTTCATCATATCATCACTCCATAGCAAACTTCGCCATGATCTAAACCATCGATGTGATCCTAAAAACTCAGGACACCAGTATTCAGAGATTACCAGGAAAAGAGGGGATGGGTTTGGTTCCTTTCCTTATATTTGGGCTGGAATTTCCCAAGTCCAAAACTCAGGAGTAAAGTGAAAATATGCAGGGAATGAGGTTGCTGAAATTCACGTTTCTCCAAAGTTGGCAGGGATAGTGAAAAAAAATAAAAATAAAGCTTGCTCTTATCGATCGGAGTAACTATATTGATTTCACATTGTCTCACACGAGACCGAAGCAGTTGATTTGAAATAAAGAACAGCAGTTGAATTGAACTAAAGAACCTTTGTCTGAAAGCGATTTCTAACAGGTGGTAATGCTTTCAGATAAGGGTTTTTTAGTGGGTTATTTTATTCGTTTGAATTCCGTTGACAATTGGGTTTTAAGCGTATAAATTGCATAACTCTAAAAAAAACTAGCTCTTTGAAATTTGAATAGGTGTCAAAAGACTTTTGCGGGTCTTTAGTAAATTAAGTAGTAAATGACAGAATCTTACTTTCTGATAAATAACTGGAGAGTTTGATCCTGGCTCAGAACGAACGCTGGCGGCGTGCCTAACACATGCAAGTCGAACGAGAAAGTCACTTCGGTGGCTAGTAAAGTGGCGCAAGGGTGAGTAACACGTGAATAATCTGCCCTCAAGTTCGGGATAACTTGGCGAAAGTTAAGCTAATACCGGATAAGACCACATTTCTTAAGGAATGCGGTAAAAGGAGTCTCAAACTTCATTTGAGGATGAGTTCGCGGACCATTAGCTAGTTGGCGGGATAATAGCCCACCAAGGCAACGATGGTTAGCCGGCCTGAGAGGGTGATCGGCCACACTGGAACTGAGACACGGTCCAGACTCCTACGGGAGGCAGCAGTGGGGAATATTGCGCAATGGGCGAAAGCCTGACGCAGCAACGCCGCGTGAGGGATGAAGGTCTTTGGATCGTAAACCTCTGTCGAATGGGAAGAAAATTTGACGGTACCATTAAAGGAAGCCCCGGCTAACTCCGTGCCAGCAGCCGCGGTAATACGGAGGGGGCAAGCGTTGTTCGGAATTATTGGGCGTAAAGAGTATGTAGGCGGTTAGATAAGTCAGATGTGTAAGCCCAGGGCTCAACCCTGGAATTGCATTTGAAACTGTCTGACTTGAGTTCAGGAGAGGAAAGCGGAATTCCCAGTGTAGCGGTGAAATGCATTGATATTGGGAAGAACATCGGTGGCGAAGGCGGCTTTCTGGTCTGATACTGACGCTGAGATACGAAAGCTAGGGGAGCGAACGGGATTAGATACCCCGGTAGTCCTAGCTGTAAACGATGGGTACTAGGTGTAGGGGGTATCGATCCCCCCTGTGTCGCAGCTAACGCATTAAGTACCCCGCCTGGGGAGTACGGTCGCAAGGCTGAAACTCAAAGGAATTGACGGGGGCCCGCACAAGCGGTGGAGCATGTGGTTTAATTCGACGCAACGCGAAGAACCTTACCTGGACTTGACATGCATGGGAATGTGCTAGAGATAGTGCCGCTCTTCGGAGCCCATGTGCAGGTGCTGCATGGCTGTCGTCAGCTCGTGTCGTGAGATGTTGGGTTAAGTCCCGCAACGAGCGCAACCCCTACCTTTAGTTGCCAGCGAGTCATGTCGGGAACTCTAGAGGGACTGCCGGTGATAAACCGGAGGAAGGTGGGGATGACGTCAAGTCCTCATGGCCTTTATGTCCAGGGCTACACACGTGCTACAATGGCCGGTACAAAGAGTTGCAATACCGCGAGGTGGAGCTAATCTCATAAAACCGGTCTCAGTTCGGATTGGAGTCTGCAACTCGACTCCATGAAGCTGGAATCGCTAGTAATCGTGGATCAGCATGCCACGGTGAATACGTTCCCGGGCCTTGTACACACCGCCCGTCACACCATGAAAGCTGATTGTACCAGAAGTCATCGAGCTAACCCTCACGGGAGGCTAATGCCTAAGGTATGGTTGGTGATCGGGGTGAAGTCGTAACAAGGTAGCCGTAGGGGAACCTGCGGCTGGATCACCTCCTTTCTAAGGAGATCTTTAAATCGGTTAATCCGATTTACAAGATACTCAAGATCGTTACCCGCAAATTATTTTGGCACCTATTCATTTAACTAATTCTGGATTAAATCGGAGTTGATATTTGGGCTTCTGGAGTTCTGACTGTTCTGGGCCTATAGCTCAGTTGGTTAGAGCGCACGCCTGATAAGCGTGAGGTCGATAGTTCGAATCTATCTAGGCCCACCATTTTCCTGGTCAACAGTTAGTGCCGATCCAAATTTGGGGGTGTAGCTCAGCTGGGAGAGCGCCTGCCTTGCACGCAGGAGGTCATCGGTTCGAGCCCGTTCACCTCCATCCAAATATAGAATTACTTACAGAATTTATCCTTCGGGATAATAGTTCTTTGACAATTGAATATCGTTTGAAGTAGCTGAGATTAAAATTAGGTCAAGCGCAAAAGGGCTTATGGTGGATTCCTAGGCGTCAACGGCCGATGAAGGGCGTAGCAAGTTGCGATAAGCTTCGGGGAGCCGCTAACAGGCGTTGATCCGGAGATTCCCGAATGGGCAAACTCTGCACAATTAATATTGTGTAATCTCTAGCTGAATACATAGGTTAGAGAGGATAACCGGGGGAATTGAAACATCTTAGTACCCCGAGGAAAAGAAAACAAAAGTGATTCCCTGAGTAGTGGCGAACGAAAGGGGAAGAGCCTAAACCAGGCTATACGTTAAAGCTCGTGGGCGTTGTATATCTGGGGTTGTGGGGTTCAATTGGGCGGAACTACGAATCCGCCGGAATGTTACAAAAGTGTATTTTAGTTTAACAGGTTGGAAAGCCTGGCCATAGACGGTGATAGCCCGGTGAGCGAAAAGGTACACCCATTCTGGATTGAATACCCGAGTACTGCGGGACACGAGAAATCTTGCAGGAATCTGGGAGGACCATCTCCTAAGGCTAAATACTGTTGACGACCGATAGTGAACTAGTACCGTGAGGGAAAGGTGAAAAGAACCCCGGTAAGGGGAGTGAAATAGTATATGAAACCGTAAGCCTACAATCAGTGGGAGCACTATATTTCCAGTTCGCTGGAAACAGGTGTGACCGCATACCTTTTGCATAATGAGCCGTCGAGTTACTTTACTTAGCAAGGTTAAGCCGTTAGGTGGAGCCGCAGCGAAAGCGAGTCTTAATAGGGCGTTTAGTTAAGTGGAGTAGACCCGAAGCCGGGTGATCTATCCATGATCAGGGTGAAGCGGAGGTAACACTTCGTGAAGGCCCGAACCAGTAGTCGTTGAAAAGACTTTGGATGAATTGTGGATAGGGGTGAAAGGCCAACCAAACCCGGCAATAGCTGGTTCTCCCCGAAATAGTTTTAGGACTAGCCTTGTGTAAGATAGTATATGGAGGTAGGGCGCTGGATGGGCTAGGGGCCTCACCAGGTTACCAAACCCAACCAATCTTCGAATTCTATATGCCGTAACACAGGAGTCAGACTATGGGTGATAAGGTCCATGGTCGAAAGGGAAAGAGCCCAGATCACCAGCTAAGGTCCCAAAGATAGACTAAGTGGGAAAGGTTGTGGGAATACACAGACAATCAGGAGGTTGGCTTAGAAGCAGCAATCCTTTAAAGAAAGCGTAATAGCTCACTGATCAAGTGTACCTGCGCCGAAAATGTAACGGGGCTCAAGTTTATCACCGAAGCTGTGAATTGGAGATGATTTCGATCATCTCTTCTGGTAGGGGAGCGTTCCATACCGGGTTGAAGCTCGACCGTAAGGACGGGTGGACTGTATGGAAGTGAGTATGACGGCATGAGTAACGATAAAACGGGTGAGAAACCCGTTCGCCGAAAATCCAAGGTTTCCTGAGGAAGGGTAATCCTCTCAGGGTGAGTCGGCCCCTAAGGCGAGGCTGAAAAGCGTAGCTGATGGGAAACGGGTTAATATTCCCGTACCGGCAGAATCGCGTTATTAGCGATGGGGTAACGAAGAAGGGTAATTTATCCGGGTGTCGGATGTCCCGGTCTAAGCAAGTAGGAGGGTGATCCAGGTAAATCCAGATCGCCACCAACTCCGAGATGTGATGGGGAGCTTCTCCTTCGGGAAAAGCGAACTAAATGATCCCATGCTTCCAAGAAAAACCTCTAGTGAGTGGTTCAGCCGACCGTACTGCAAACCAACTCAGGTGGATGAGTAGAGAATACTAAGGCGCTTGAGAGAACTCTGGTTAAGGAACTCGGCAAATTAACTCCGTAACTTCGGGATAAGGAGTGCCTCTATTAGGTGAAAGAACTTGCTTCTGGAGCTGAAGGAGGTTGCAGTGACCAGGTAGCCGCGACTGTTTACTAAAAACATAGGACTCTGCGAAGTCGCAAGACGATGTATAGGGTCTGACGCCTGCCCGGTGCCGGAAGGTTAAAAGGAGGGGTTAGTCCTCGGACGAAGCTCCGAATTGAAGCCCCGGTAAACGGCGGCCGTAACTATAACGGTCCTAAGGTAGCGAAATTCCTTGTCGGGTAAGTTCCGACCTGCACGAATGGCGTAACGATGGCTACACTGTCTCAACCAGAGACTCAGTGAAATTGACATACCGGTGAAGATGCCGGTTTCCCGCGACAGGACGGAAAGACCCCGTGCACCTTTACTACAACCTGATATTGAATATCGGTTTAGTATGTGTAGGATAGGTGGGAGACTTTGAAGCTGCGGCGCTAGCCGTGGTGGAGTCAACCTTGAAATACCACCCTTATTACACTGCTATTCTAACCTCGATTCCGTGAATCCGGATCAGGGACAATGTCAGGCGGGTAGTTTGACTGGGGCGGTCGCCTCCTAAAATGTAACGGAGGCGCGCGAAGGTTCTCTCAGGCTGATTGGAAACCAGCCATCGAGTGTAAAGGCATAAGAGAGCTTGACTGCAAGACTCACAAGTCGAGCAGGTACGAAAGTAGGTCTTAGTGATCCGGTGGTTCCAGATGGAAGGGCCATCGCTCAACGGATAAAAGGTACGCCGGGGATAACAGGCTTATCGCCCCCAAGAGTCCATATCGACGGGGCGGTTTGGCACCTCGATGTCGGCTCACCGCATCCTGGGGCTGAAGCAGGTCCCAAGGGTTGGTCTGTTCGCCCATTAAAGCGGTACGCGAGCTGGGTTTAAAACGTCGTGAGACAGTTTGGTCCCTATCCGTCGTGGGTGTTGGATATTTGAGGAGATCTGTTCCTAGTACGAGAGGACCGGAATGGACGAACCTCTAGTGTTCTGGTTGTGATGCCAATTGCATTGCCAGGTAGCTACGTTCGGAACGGATAACCGCTGAAAGCATCTAAGCGGGAAGCCAACTCCAAAATTAGATATCCCTTCTTCCTTCGGGAAGACATAAGACTCCTTGAAGACTACAAGGTTGATAGGCCGGATGTGTACGCACAGCAATGTGTTTAGCTAACCGGTACTAATTAGTCGAGAGGCTTGACCTTTTATTTTCCTCAGTTTACTTCAAACGAATTCAATTGCTCCAAATACCGATTTTCTCGGTCTCGATAGCGAAAGGGCCACACCCGTTCCCATTCCGAACACGGAAGTTAAGTCTTTCAGCGCCGATGGTACTGCACGGGTAGCTGTGTGGGAGAGTAGGACGAGGCCGGGATTAATTACTTAAAGCCGCCGAAAGGCGGCTTTTTTATTGCCTGTATCTCCCAGCAAAACACTCTGCACCCCTCCCCTGCTATACGTTACCTGCCAAAAAAACCCTCCCCAATTATCCACCATTCCCAATAATCAAATCCCCACTTCCCCCTACTCTTCCCCCTGCAAATTAACAAGTGAACAACGATAGAATACATATAAGTTCATCTAATTAATTTCAGCAATATTAATGAAATGAAAATAATAAATATTTTGATAAATGAGAGGGAAGAATAGAATAGTCCTTAACACGAGGAGTACCACTGTTGTCATGCTGAGCCTGTCGAATGTCGCTGGATCAATGTGACAGTTGTGGGTAGCGAAAATAGTTATTCAGCAACCTGTTAGAGTCCCACTTTTGCGAGAATCCCGGCCCAACCTTCTGATTCTCTTCGTTAAATTTTCCAGTCAAAATTTTTCATCAAGGTCTCGGCAATCGGATTAGAAAATTTTCGGGGACTTGAAATCAGCCAAAAATCCTCTGTTATCCCTTGCAGGCTCCCAATTTTAATGAGTTTACCCTCTTTGACAAGTTCCTTGCCGGCAAAATCCGGCAAGGGAACCAAACCCATTCCCTCGATTCCAAGTATTTTTTGAATGCTGGTATCCTGAGTTTCGATGATCACATCGATGGTAACCTTATTGATTTGAAAAAAGTGGTTCAGATCATGGCGAAGTTTGCTATGGAGTGATGGCATGATGAACGGCTGGTCCTGGAGTGATGCTGGGAAATTCCGTTTCAAGGGCTGATATTTTTTTGTTGAAAAAACTGTAATAGGAATTTTTGCTAAAAGCCGGGAGAAATATTGTTTTGAGTCGCCAATGGTGGGTGGAAAATTTGAGATAACCAGATCGATTCGATGCGCTTGAAGTTCTTTGAATAGATAATCTCCTCCTCCTCCTTCGAGAACGGTAATTGTGCAGGGTGCAATTTTTTGCGCAGAGTGGATCAGTGATTGAACGAGACTTTTAGGCACGCTATCCAGAGCCCCAAAGTGAACGTGAGTTCGTTTAGAAAAAGTTTTATCCGCTATCACCTCCACAAGTTCGTTGCCCAGGGAGAATATTTGATTGGCATAATCCAAAACAACCTTTCCAGCTTCCGTAAGGTGAAGACCTCGCCCCTTTCGGTTAAACAGGCTTTGATTTAAAGACTCTTCTAAATTTTTGATTGAGGTGCTGATAGTCGGTTGTCCGACTCTCAGCATCCTCGATGCGCTACTGATACTTCCTTCTTTTGCGGTAATCCAAAAGTAATAGAGGTGGTGATAGTTCAGCCAAGTCATATTTTTAATCCCTCTTTACGTTTTGAAAAAACAAACTCTTTGTTTTATAATATCAAATTTATATTATTCTAATTTTAGAATACTATTTTATTGTCACTTTGGAAATATAAAACAATTCTTTTTTTGTGCGTAACTTGAGATAAGAAGAATTAAGATCACACAGAAAATAATAACCAGTGATTTGTTTATTCAAGCCTGGATGACAAATTTTTAAGGCAATTTGCCCTGGTCCATAGGTTTATGAAAAGGTGCGTCTAGTGAGATGGATTCCTTACGATACATCGAATTTAAGAGGTGATCTTTTTGGCGGCGTCACTGCCGGAATTGTGGCGCTTCCTCTGGCTCTGGCCTTTGGGGTGCAATCCGGAATGGGTGCCATTGCGGGTCTCTATGGCGCCATTGGACTGGGTATTTTCGCAGCGATCTTTGGTGGTACCCGCACACAAATCAGTGGTCCTACGGGACCGATGACGGTGGTGTCCAGCCTGGTGATCCTCACCGCCATCGAAAGTACAGGAAGTCTGGAAAAGGGCTTTGGCGTCATCATTACGATTTTCTTCATCGCCGGGGCGCTGTTGGTTGTCTTTGGTCTGTGCAAGCTGGTGCGGTTCTTAACAATAAAGGAGTTCCTATCACCGATTGGGGTTTAACTTCCCAAAAAGAGAGAATCAAAGATGGCCGTGTACGTCTTCAAACAATAACAATTTTCCTCGACTAATTTTTTTCAAAGGAAAAATAATAAAAAAGCCTCTTAACTTCTCACATTTTTTAGGCCACAATCATCAAACTGGGAGTGTTTCCAGTGCGGATTAGTTTTAAAACATACAATAAAGGAAACAATATCCATGAGTATGTCCTCCGACGCTACTGAAATTCCCAAGGGGAATCTTCATGGGTTTAAAACCCATGCCAAAAGCGATATCCTTTCTGGCTTTTTAGTTTTTCTTATTGCACTGCCGCTGTGCTTGGGAATTTCTCTGGCTTCAGGATATCCCGCGGTGTCTGGCATCTTTACTGCCATTATTGGCGGATTAGTTGCCACCTTCCTTAGCAATTCAGAGCTTACGATTAAAGGACCTGCTGCCGGTTTGATTGTTATTGCATTGGGTTGCGTAAGGGATTTTGGTTATACGGGAGGGGTGGACCCTGTGCAGGACTATCAGGCGTATCGCTTGGCACTAGGTGTTGGGGTTGTGGCGGGGGTATATCAAATTATAATGGGGTTTTTTCGCGTAGGAATCCTTGTAAAGCTTTTCCCTAAGGCGGCGATTCACGGTTTACTGGCCTCCATTGGAATTATCATTATCGCAAAACAATTTCCTGTATTGATGGGGTTGAATCCACAAGGCCCTCCTTTAGAATTACTCGCTGGTATTCCTTCCTTTATATTAAACATGAATCCCAAAGTTGGGTTTATTGGAATTATGGGTCTTGCCCTTGTGGTCGGTTATAACTATATAACAAATCCCAAATTGAAAATTATTCCTGCACCCATGATGATGTTATTGATAATTGTTCCAATGGGAATATTTTTGGGAATTGGCCTGGAGGGGTCTTATACGTTCAATAACCAAATTTACGAATTAGGTCCAAGTTTTTTAGTCAATGTTCCAGTTAATTTACTGAATGCCATGGCCTTTCCGGATTTTTCTGGAGTAACCACGGAGACAGGAATTAAATACACGGTTTTATTTGCGATCATTGGAAGTTTGGAAGGCATTTTAAGTGCAAAGGCTATTGATGAGATCGATCCGTGGGGTCGAAAAACAAATCTGGATAGAGACCTGTTAGCCACCGGTACAGCTAATACCCTGTCGGCTTTCATTGGTGGATTGCCAATGATTTCTGAAATTGTTCGAAGTAAAGCCAATATTGACAATGGAGCCAAAACCCGGTTTGCCAATTTTTACCACGGGATGTTTTTGCTCATCTGCGTTGCCTTGATCCCAGGAATCATTAATCAAATCCCCCTAGCTGCATTGGCAGCGTTATTGGTCATCACAGGATTTCGCCTGGCCTCTCCTCATGAGTTTATATCTATATATCGTGAGGGAAAAGACCAGTTTATTATTTTTATATCGACCATTTTCGGTGTACTTGCTACGGATCTTTTGAAGGGATTAGCAATTGGGATTGGAGTCAGGGTTATCATCCATTTTATTCGTGGGGGCTCCATCTTTAGATTGAATGCCAAGATCATTCCTGAAAGGGATCAGTCAATCACGGTTTTTTTACGAGGCCCCATAGTTTTTAGTTCGTGGATTCCTCTACGAAAACAACTTCAACGTTTCTTTGAAGATGGGAAGCGGGTCACCCTGGATATTACCGAAACGCAACTCGTTGACCGTAGGGTCATGTCTAAGATTGACGAATGGAAAAAGAAATTCAAGGAAAACGGTCTTGAGTTGTCAGTGCGAGCCAAAAAGACATCCATCGATGAGTGATTCTAATTTTTGGAAAGTAAATGCTAAAGATATGATGTCGTGATTCCCAAAGGTCCCTTTTATTTTTTTGCTACAAGTCGCTTGCCAACTTTCAAATCTCCAGGAGGGGCTCGCTGATCGAACGAGAGATGTTTGCGCACATTACGCCGCTGATCAGTGCGACCGAATAGAACAATGCGACCAAGAGAACGATCAGGAAATGAGTTCTGGTGGAAATTTCTTCAACATCTTTTCCAGTAATCGTTCCTGAACAGACTTTAAGTTTTACTATGTTAGTATAAAATGTCCTTTTCTCTGCATTTCGCTTCTGCGAAGGGTTTGACGGGAGATTGGGTTTGGTGGTTTTCAGGGCAGTTATTTTAGGGAGTTGAGATGCTAAACTTTAGAGATATCACAATAGGGAAAAAAGTAGGTTTGGGTTTTGGTGTCATCACCTTAATTCTAATGGGAGTGGTTTTGCTCACCATTTAACAAGTGAGAACCATGGAGATAACCACTAAGAGGGTTGTCGACCTTCGAACTCCCACGGCTCACGCCAGTCTTATGATGTTAAATGGTATCAACCATTCGCTGGCTTCTCTGCGTGGCTGGATTCTTCTAGGTGATCCAAAGTTCAAAGAAGAACGAACCATTGCGTGGGAAGAGCAGATCAATCCATCTTTAAAGGCGATGCATGGGCTTGCTCCTAACTGGACAGATCTAGAAAATAAAACTCGTTTGAAATCTATCGAAGAAGAAATCAATAACTTTATAACGGTCCAACAGAAAACTGAAGACATTGCCCAAACTCCGGAAAATTTCCCTGCACGGAAAATCCTGTTCGAGACCGCTGAGCCCCTGGAAAAATCCATAGTGGCGCTAGTCTCTGATATGATCGCGTTGGAAATGAAAGTCCAAACGACCCCCCAACGCAAACGGCTGGTAGAAATACTCGCCAATATCGAAACTACAACCAGTCTGGCTTTGGAAAGAGCCGATGAATTTTTATTGTCAGGAAAACAGGAATTCAAAAGGGAATCCCAGGAAAATTGGAAAAAAAATGTGGAACAGATGGAGACGTTACAGAAGAATGAACAAACCCTGACCAAAGAGCAGATAAGAGATTTTTAAAAAACTGCAAATTTCCCTCAGTCAACTGGGCCCTTTATTGGCAGATATTATCCGTATCCGATCTGGAGAGGAGTGGAACCTGGCCAATCATTTGGTGAGTACCCAGGCCGCACCCATCGCATTCCGAATTAAAGAACTCTTGAATGATATGACTGCGGTTCAGGAACGATTACTGGAAAATGATGTTGAAGAAATTTCCACCAGAACTCATTTCCTGATCGTTCTTTTGGTGGCATTATTTATTACGGCGGCACTGATCAGCGGCGTATTGTGCGCAAACATCTCTCGTTCGATCAGCGAGCCCCTCCTGGAGATTTGTAAGTTGGCAGATGAACTCGCGCATGGAAATTTTAAGGGGAAACGCCTGCCAGTTACTTCTCAAAATGAATTGGGTACCCTGAGCCAAAGTTTCAACCAACTTTTGGACCGGTTGCAGGAAGAGAAACCACATTCAAAAGATTGACTTGGGATTTGCAGGAAGGATAAAAGAAATCAAATAGAATTTCAGAGCACGATTACAATCGGGCTACTTCAAATCATAGATAAAGGTATCATCTAAACTCCTCACCTTACCTTTTTTCAATCCATTTTTCTAAAATGCTAATTTTTAGAGTTTCCAGATTAAGTGCGCCTCTTTTTGTTGACATATCGTTATGTTACGATTTAATTGTATTAAAAGAAAGTGAGAGTGCCTACTGTGAAGACAAACAAAAAAACAAAACTCATTGATCTTGCAGTTCTGGGGCAAGCGGCAGAGTGTCTCAAGACGCTTGCTCACCCCCACCGGTTGCGGATGGTGCAGATGTTACTCCAAGGCCGTTACACGGTTGGTGAGCTGGCCGATGCTTGCAATATCCCAAGTCATATGGCGTCTGAGCACCTTCGATTGATGCAGCGTTGTGGTTTGCTTTCAAGTCAACGGGATGGAAGGCGAAACTATTACGAGATCGCAGAACCGC
The DNA window shown above is from Nitrospinota bacterium and carries:
- a CDS encoding metalloregulator ArsR/SmtB family transcription factor, translating into MKTNKKTKLIDLAVLGQAAECLKTLAHPHRLRMVQMLLQGRYTVGELADACNIPSHMASEHLRLMQRCGLLSSQRDGRRNYYEIAEPHLESIMNCIENQFG
- a CDS encoding LysR family transcriptional regulator, coding for MTWLNYHHLYYFWITAKEGSISSASRMLRVGQPTISTSIKNLEESLNQSLFNRKGRGLHLTEAGKVVLDYANQIFSLGNELVEVIADKTFSKRTHVHFGALDSVPKSLVQSLIHSAQKIAPCTITVLEGGGGDYLFKELQAHRIDLVISNFPPTIGDSKQYFSRLLAKIPITVFSTKKYQPLKRNFPASLQDQPFIMPSLHSKLRHDLNHFFQINKVTIDVIIETQDTSIQKILGIEGMGLVPLPDFAGKELVKEGKLIKIGSLQGITEDFWLISSPRKFSNPIAETLMKNFDWKI
- a CDS encoding HAMP domain-containing protein, whose protein sequence is MADIIRIRSGEEWNLANHLVSTQAAPIAFRIKELLNDMTAVQERLLENDVEEISTRTHFLIVLLVALFITAALISGVLCANISRSISEPLLEICKLADELAHGNFKGKRLPVTSQNELGTLSQSFNQLLDRLQEEKPHSKD
- a CDS encoding SulP family inorganic anion transporter, producing MSSDATEIPKGNLHGFKTHAKSDILSGFLVFLIALPLCLGISLASGYPAVSGIFTAIIGGLVATFLSNSELTIKGPAAGLIVIALGCVRDFGYTGGVDPVQDYQAYRLALGVGVVAGVYQIIMGFFRVGILVKLFPKAAIHGLLASIGIIIIAKQFPVLMGLNPQGPPLELLAGIPSFILNMNPKVGFIGIMGLALVVGYNYITNPKLKIIPAPMMMLLIIVPMGIFLGIGLEGSYTFNNQIYELGPSFLVNVPVNLLNAMAFPDFSGVTTETGIKYTVLFAIIGSLEGILSAKAIDEIDPWGRKTNLDRDLLATGTANTLSAFIGGLPMISEIVRSKANIDNGAKTRFANFYHGMFLLICVALIPGIINQIPLAALAALLVITGFRLASPHEFISIYREGKDQFIIFISTIFGVLATDLLKGLAIGIGVRVIIHFIRGGSIFRLNAKIIPERDQSITVFLRGPIVFSSWIPLRKQLQRFFEDGKRVTLDITETQLVDRRVMSKIDEWKKKFKENGLELSVRAKKTSIDE